From Butyricimonas paravirosa, one genomic window encodes:
- a CDS encoding M16 family metallopeptidase has protein sequence MRGLLFTITIFLFTTFAPLAAQEGMEGLRYGKLENGLTYYVKHSKAEPGRVSFYLLQNVGSILEEDHENGLAHFLEHMAFNGTTHFPEGVMPYLRGKGIFTFNARTGINQTVYNIEDVPTADGGLVDTCMFIVKDWCNEILLKEKDIDDERGVIIEEWRSHYNVGRRLQEGSAPVVYNHTKYARRNVIGTVELLKSFPYDVLREFYHKWYRPDLQCVIIVGDVDEVEYESKVKEMFGQIPARVNPLERYEVEIPDRADLDYMLILDPENRSKMISFHQRARRVNGLDELERKSYSFKARIFNAIWGQRLARIVNANQEKFLSASAEFGSFVRNYNGFSLDIVPYKDKDAEAFEQVWTVWEEIRRFGFSDMEVERVQEALFQELQKMERAAEKESNQYYVSVFQSHFLSGLPFREQSEELDVLKEALLEITPEDMNTWIHSWATDSNRIIVVSGNDKDYKYLTKDQALDVMAKVAEKDIQPETIERKTPEGFDLKLQGGTIKKVKKLDRFKAEEWTLSNGARVFYKYVEEGNGFFSMACSSHGGRSVVDAEDLPTLAAMQALAMKSGLYKYDLNTLKDLVQGKQIRLNMMVSDYTEGFVGSTKADNAELLFQLYYLMFEEPRFERPQFDKYVERAKYMYENRRQTPQDLVQDSIRKLTTRIDDRNRDWGAAYFDKMNFERMKSLYRERFSNAKEFTFCIVGDIDRDEAARLTCEYIGSLPSRKGKKEEYIIRNYDVDTDTIAREFKVVMPGDKGMVNLMLENDGKFSDKEQMALTIWGQMLRNRLFAIVREQESATYGVNVDANCMTFPYRKATLMVGFETQRDKVERMKEIIYNELERSKDELFLESELSPILISIRRMQDQQGENIGIDYWMNVLNTYAESKVDATNHKAFDKMLESMTVEDVRNAARKFLKNVKVRDWVIKSEEANPLSDWEK, from the coding sequence ATGAGGGGATTATTATTTACAATTACGATATTTCTTTTCACGACTTTCGCCCCCTTGGCAGCGCAGGAAGGAATGGAGGGTTTGCGTTACGGGAAGTTGGAGAACGGGTTGACTTATTACGTGAAACATTCTAAGGCTGAGCCGGGACGGGTGAGTTTTTACCTGTTGCAGAACGTGGGTTCCATCCTGGAAGAGGATCATGAAAACGGTTTGGCGCATTTTCTGGAACACATGGCCTTTAATGGGACGACTCATTTCCCGGAAGGCGTGATGCCTTACTTGAGGGGAAAAGGTATTTTCACGTTTAACGCCCGGACTGGTATCAATCAAACCGTGTATAATATCGAGGATGTGCCCACGGCTGACGGGGGATTGGTCGATACGTGTATGTTTATCGTGAAGGACTGGTGTAACGAGATTTTACTAAAAGAGAAGGATATTGATGACGAGCGGGGCGTGATTATCGAGGAGTGGAGAAGTCATTATAACGTGGGACGACGTTTGCAAGAGGGGAGCGCTCCCGTGGTGTATAACCACACGAAGTATGCCCGGCGTAACGTGATTGGCACGGTGGAATTATTGAAAAGTTTCCCGTACGACGTGTTACGTGAATTTTACCACAAATGGTATCGTCCCGATTTGCAATGCGTGATTATCGTGGGGGATGTTGACGAGGTGGAGTACGAGAGCAAGGTGAAAGAGATGTTCGGGCAGATCCCGGCACGGGTGAACCCGCTGGAACGGTACGAGGTGGAGATCCCCGACCGGGCGGATTTGGATTACATGTTGATTTTGGATCCGGAAAACCGCTCGAAGATGATTTCTTTCCATCAACGGGCGCGCCGGGTGAATGGTTTGGATGAACTGGAACGGAAATCTTACTCGTTTAAGGCTCGCATTTTTAATGCGATCTGGGGGCAACGGCTGGCACGTATCGTGAATGCCAACCAAGAGAAGTTTTTGAGTGCATCGGCAGAGTTCGGGTCTTTCGTGCGGAATTACAATGGCTTCTCGCTAGACATCGTTCCTTATAAAGATAAAGATGCCGAGGCGTTTGAACAGGTGTGGACGGTATGGGAGGAGATTCGACGGTTCGGTTTCTCGGACATGGAAGTGGAACGGGTACAGGAAGCGCTTTTTCAGGAATTGCAAAAGATGGAGAGAGCCGCAGAGAAGGAGAGTAACCAGTATTACGTGAGCGTGTTCCAGTCGCATTTTTTGAGTGGTTTACCTTTCCGGGAGCAGAGCGAGGAGTTGGACGTTTTGAAAGAGGCTTTGCTGGAGATCACGCCGGAAGATATGAACACTTGGATTCATTCGTGGGCTACGGATTCGAACCGGATTATCGTGGTGTCCGGTAATGACAAGGATTACAAGTATTTGACCAAGGATCAGGCGCTTGATGTCATGGCGAAGGTGGCCGAAAAGGACATTCAGCCGGAAACGATCGAGCGGAAGACCCCGGAAGGATTTGACCTGAAACTCCAAGGGGGAACGATCAAGAAGGTGAAAAAGCTGGACCGGTTCAAGGCGGAAGAATGGACATTATCCAACGGGGCTAGGGTGTTTTACAAGTACGTGGAAGAGGGGAATGGTTTCTTCTCCATGGCTTGTAGCAGTCATGGCGGGCGTTCCGTGGTGGATGCTGAGGATTTACCGACGCTGGCAGCGATGCAGGCTTTGGCAATGAAGTCCGGACTATACAAGTATGACCTGAACACGTTGAAGGATCTCGTGCAGGGTAAACAGATTCGTTTGAACATGATGGTGAGTGATTACACGGAGGGTTTTGTTGGTAGTACGAAAGCAGACAATGCCGAGTTGTTGTTCCAGTTATATTACCTGATGTTCGAGGAACCCCGTTTCGAGAGACCTCAGTTTGACAAGTACGTGGAACGTGCTAAATACATGTACGAGAATCGTCGTCAAACCCCACAGGATCTGGTTCAGGATTCGATTCGGAAGTTGACGACTCGTATTGACGATCGTAACCGAGATTGGGGAGCGGCTTATTTTGACAAGATGAATTTCGAGCGGATGAAGTCGCTTTATCGGGAACGTTTCTCGAACGCGAAAGAGTTTACGTTCTGCATCGTGGGTGATATTGACCGGGACGAGGCCGCCCGCCTGACGTGTGAATATATCGGCTCGCTGCCTTCTCGCAAGGGGAAGAAGGAGGAATATATCATTCGTAATTACGACGTGGATACCGACACGATTGCCCGCGAGTTCAAGGTGGTTATGCCGGGAGACAAGGGAATGGTGAACTTGATGCTGGAGAATGATGGCAAGTTTTCCGACAAGGAACAAATGGCCTTGACGATCTGGGGCCAGATGTTACGGAATCGCTTGTTTGCGATCGTTCGGGAGCAGGAGAGCGCGACGTATGGTGTTAACGTGGATGCTAACTGCATGACTTTCCCGTATCGTAAAGCCACTTTAATGGTGGGCTTCGAGACGCAACGGGACAAGGTGGAACGGATGAAGGAGATCATTTATAACGAGTTGGAAAGAAGTAAAGATGAGCTTTTCTTGGAGAGCGAATTGTCGCCAATTCTGATCTCTATCCGGCGGATGCAGGATCAACAGGGCGAGAATATCGGCATTGACTACTGGATGAACGTGTTGAATACTTATGCCGAAAGCAAGGTGGACGCCACGAATCATAAGGCTTTTGACAAGATGCTGGAAAGCATGACGGTCGAGGATGTTCGTAATGCAGCCCGGAAGTTTTTGAAAAATGTGAAAGTAAGAGACTGGGTAATAAAGTCGGAAGAGGCGAACCCGCTATCCGATTGGGAAAAATAG